Proteins from a single region of Theobroma cacao cultivar B97-61/B2 chromosome 10, Criollo_cocoa_genome_V2, whole genome shotgun sequence:
- the LOC18586729 gene encoding pectinesterase inhibitor, whose protein sequence is MASLSHSSLLVALSFAIFFINPSFAKPRPNVTDAEIITICSKTPAPSFCLKVLSNETLHANQTSLHGLAKISIELALASADETQVEISPLIKQAENYTVREGYTLCSQNYQEAVASLKDAKRLLSKHDYRGVRVQALAALEEAEACEHDLRIPAFNPSPLHDKNEEFKHYCNIIWAITNRLVDYY, encoded by the coding sequence ATGGCCTCACTTAGTCATTCCTCCTTGCTTGTTGCTCTTTCTTTTGCAATTTTCTTCATCAACCCATCATTTGCAAAGCCAAGACCAAACGTGACCGATGCTGAAATCATCACCATCTGCTCCAAGACTCCAGCGCCTTCCTTCTGCTTAAAAGTCCTCTCCAACGAAACTCTCCATGCAAACCAAACCAGTCTTCATGGCCTGGCCAAAATCTCAATCGAGCTAGCACTCGCCAGTGCAGACGAAACCCAGGTGGAAATCTCTCCACTCATCAAACAAGCGGAGAACTACACTGTGAGAGAAGGTTACACGCTTTGTTCCCAGAACTACCAAGAGGCCGTCGCTAGTCTTAAGGATGCCAAGCGGCTGCTGAGCAAACACGACTACCGCGGGGTGAGAGTTCAAGCACTTGCTGCGTTGGAGGAGGCTGAGGCTTGTGAACATGACTTGAGAATTCCAGCATTTAATCCTTCACCGTTACATGACAAAAACGAGGAATTCAAACATTATTGCAACATCATCTGGGCTATCACAAATCGTCTGGTTGACTACTATTAG